One window of the Chryseotalea sp. WA131a genome contains the following:
- a CDS encoding EndoU domain-containing protein — MIKKAIKLIGIFLFLSSCLFAQTITEKTKRHIFKGEINRQGKAVGCHHIHAINKYKTAQLMAKTRKNGPHGLFKAKVKVKNEDDKWVAKVSNQGYSTFFPEDWSEEKTLRLSKKLTKINGW; from the coding sequence ATGATAAAAAAGGCAATCAAGCTCATTGGAATCTTCTTATTCCTGTCCAGTTGCTTATTTGCCCAAACCATCACCGAAAAAACCAAACGGCACATCTTCAAAGGGGAAATCAATCGGCAAGGCAAGGCGGTGGGCTGTCATCACATCCATGCCATCAACAAATACAAAACAGCTCAGCTCATGGCAAAGACTCGAAAGAACGGCCCCCACGGGTTGTTTAAAGCAAAAGTGAAAGTAAAAAATGAAGACGATAAATGGGTGGCCAAGGTTTCCAACCAAGGGTATTCCACTTTTTTTCCAGAAGATTGGAGTGAAGAAAAAACCTTGAGGCTATCGAAGAAGCTTACCAAAATAAACGGCTGGTAA
- a CDS encoding nuclear transport factor 2 family protein, which yields MTEFYADTASFLDPSFGTFDVKKSRIETATKYTEMQKMFPDLHDEVVSLFSQGDKVAVEFISTSMRGDQKFTLPICTIFTIQNGKIVRDATYYNNCQE from the coding sequence ATGACTGAATTCTATGCCGACACCGCTTCATTTTTAGACCCTTCCTTTGGCACTTTTGATGTAAAAAAATCTCGAATTGAAACAGCAACCAAGTATACTGAAATGCAAAAAATGTTCCCCGACTTGCATGACGAAGTGGTAAGTCTTTTTTCACAAGGAGATAAAGTGGCTGTAGAATTTATCTCCACTTCCATGCGTGGGGATCAAAAATTTACTTTGCCCATCTGCACAATCTTCACCATTCAAAATGGAAAAATTGTGCGCGATGCCACGTATTACAACAATTGCCAAGAATAG